The DNA segment GCCCGTCGCGGAAGGCGTAGGCACGGTGCAGCCCCTCTTCCACGAAGCCGAACTTGCGGTACAGCGCGATGGCCGGCGCATTGTCGGCATAGACGGTGAGGTCCACGCGCTTCAGGTCCAGCCAGTTGTCCGCCGTGTCCAGCAGGGCCGCCATCATGGCGCTGCCGACCCCGCGCCCCTGCCAGTCATCGCGCACGCCCATGCCGATATGGGCCGTGTGAATCTGGCGGCCCTTGCGCCTGTGCAGACCGGCATTGCCCACCACCATGCCCCCCGCCTCCGCCATCAGCAGCGTGTCGCCCTCGCCGGGGCTTTCCAGCCAGCGGCGCGTCTCCGCCAGGGGGCGGAACGGCAGGCGCAAAGTGCCATGCCGGAAGCCCGGCATGCCGGCCATCTCCCATACCGCCTCCGCATCCTCCGGCCGGGCCGCGCGCACCGTGATGCGGGCCGGCGCCGGCCTGCCGCTCTCCGCTTCGATCATCTCCATCTCGACCATGTCCGAATCTCCGGTCTATCGGCCGGGCGGCGGAGGGAAGCGGGAGAAAAGGCATGAAAAAGGCCCCGATCCGTCTCCGGCGGGGCCTGGGTGTGGAAGCTTGCGGCGCCTGCCGTCAGCCCATGACCATGGCCCCCTGTCCACCGAGGTGGACCTGGACGGTCAGGGTTAGGCAGGATACGGCGCGCATGCTCATGAAGGGAGGCTAACCCGGGGTTGCGGGTCGGTCAAGCCGCCCTCCTGACGCCGTCCCAAAAAGGGCTCATCGCGACGCTTGACAGCCGGTGCGGGGATGACCATTATCCCGCCCACTTCGGAACGCCGAATACCCAGGGCGTTCCAGCGTGGGGCCGTAGCTCAGCTGGGAGAGCGACGCGTTCGCAATGCGTAGGTCGGGAGTTCGATCCTCCTCGGCTCCACCAATTCCCCCCGGATAACATCGATATATGTGCTGATCGGGTCTTGCCCGTGCTTGGCCTGTGTCGCCGCCGCACCGAATGCAGTCCGCAGCAGGGCGGAGTCATCTGCCCGGCAGAATCCGCCGGGTGGCACCGTCTGCCCCCGCCCATCTTCGCTAAACTACTGTTCTGAAGGCGTTTCCGGCTGGCACGCCGCTTGCTGCTCTTCCCA comes from the Indioceanicola profundi genome and includes:
- a CDS encoding GNAT family N-acetyltransferase; protein product: MVEMEMIEAESGRPAPARITVRAARPEDAEAVWEMAGMPGFRHGTLRLPFRPLAETRRWLESPGEGDTLLMAEAGGMVVGNAGLHRRKGRQIHTAHIGMGVRDDWQGRGVGSAMMAALLDTADNWLDLKRVDLTVYADNAPAIALYRKFGFVEEGLHRAYAFRDGRYVDALAMARLRGV